Proteins from a genomic interval of Rhizobium leguminosarum:
- a CDS encoding SDR family oxidoreductase, translated as MTFPLFDLSGRRALVTGSSQGIGRALAVGLAEHGASIIINGRNAQKAEAAAEDIRRSHRHAVSAAFDVTDAEASRTAIAYIEAEIGPIDILVNNAGMQFRTPLENFPVDKWDEIFKTNVSSLFYVSQPVAQAMIARGRGKIINIASVQAELARPGIAPYTATKGAVKNLTRGMATDWAKYGLQVNAIAPGYFRTPLNQALVDDPKFSGWLETRTPAGRWGEVKELVGAAVFLASDASSFVNGHMLTVDGGITASL; from the coding sequence GTGACCTTTCCCCTTTTTGACCTCTCCGGCCGCCGCGCTCTCGTCACCGGCTCCAGCCAGGGCATCGGCCGCGCATTGGCGGTCGGGCTTGCCGAGCATGGCGCCTCGATCATCATCAACGGCCGCAACGCGCAGAAGGCGGAGGCCGCCGCCGAGGATATCCGTCGCAGCCATCGCCATGCCGTCAGCGCCGCGTTCGACGTCACCGATGCGGAGGCGAGCCGCACCGCCATCGCCTATATCGAGGCGGAAATCGGCCCGATCGATATCCTTGTCAACAATGCCGGCATGCAGTTCCGCACACCGCTGGAGAACTTCCCGGTCGACAAATGGGACGAGATCTTCAAGACCAACGTCTCCAGCCTGTTCTATGTCAGCCAGCCGGTCGCCCAGGCGATGATTGCTCGCGGCCGCGGCAAGATCATCAACATTGCCTCCGTCCAGGCCGAACTCGCCCGTCCCGGCATCGCGCCCTACACCGCGACCAAGGGCGCGGTGAAGAACCTCACGCGCGGCATGGCGACCGACTGGGCGAAATATGGCCTGCAGGTCAATGCGATCGCGCCCGGCTATTTCCGCACGCCGCTCAACCAGGCGCTTGTCGACGATCCGAAGTTTTCCGGCTGGCTGGAAACCCGCACGCCGGCCGGCCGCTGGGGCGAGGTCAAGGAGCTCGTCGGCGCCGCCGTCTTCCTGGCTTCGGACGCATCATCCTTCGTCAACGGCCACATGCTGACGGTCGACGGCGGCATCACCGCTTCGCTCTAG
- a CDS encoding shikimate dehydrogenase family protein, translating into MITGTTKLIAHLGYPTESFKAPLIYNPYFEENGIDAVVVPMGCRPEDYPAFMKLLFRLSNIHGALITMPHKISTMALLDETSTNAKVAGSCNAVRLGSDGRLIGDMFDGEGFVRGVLRKGKKVEGAHALIAGAGGVGSAIAASLAQAGVEHLAIFDANETTATALLDRLKKYYPQLEVTVGSTDPEGFDIVVNATPLGMRRGDPLPIDIDRISPSTFVGEVVMTKEITPFLDAVRARGCAFQVGTDMLFEQIPAYLEFFEFPTTTADNLRAIAKLG; encoded by the coding sequence ATGATCACCGGGACGACCAAACTCATCGCGCACCTCGGCTATCCGACGGAGTCCTTCAAGGCGCCGCTGATCTACAATCCGTACTTCGAGGAGAACGGAATTGATGCCGTCGTCGTGCCGATGGGCTGCAGGCCGGAGGACTATCCGGCGTTTATGAAGCTTCTGTTCCGGCTATCCAATATCCACGGTGCTCTGATCACGATGCCGCACAAGATTTCGACGATGGCGCTGCTCGACGAAACGTCGACCAATGCGAAAGTCGCCGGCTCGTGCAATGCGGTGCGTCTCGGTTCGGACGGCAGGCTGATCGGTGACATGTTCGATGGCGAGGGCTTCGTTCGCGGCGTATTGCGCAAGGGTAAAAAGGTTGAAGGCGCCCATGCGCTCATTGCGGGCGCCGGCGGCGTCGGCTCGGCGATCGCCGCGTCGTTGGCACAGGCGGGCGTGGAGCATCTCGCGATCTTCGACGCCAACGAGACGACCGCGACCGCGCTGCTGGACAGGCTGAAGAAATATTATCCGCAGCTTGAAGTGACGGTCGGCTCCACCGATCCGGAAGGCTTCGACATCGTCGTCAATGCGACACCTCTCGGAATGCGACGGGGTGACCCGCTGCCGATCGATATCGACCGCATCTCCCCATCGACCTTCGTCGGCGAAGTCGTGATGACGAAGGAGATAACCCCTTTTCTCGATGCTGTGCGGGCGCGCGGCTGTGCATTTCAGGTTGGCACCGACATGTTGTTCGAACAGATCCCCGCCTATCTCGAATTCTTCGAATTCCCGACAACGACGGCCGACAATCTGCGGGCGATCGCCAAACTCGGATGA
- a CDS encoding Gfo/Idh/MocA family protein, protein MKPLEIAVMGAGLIGRRHVERVMSEPGTVLSAVIDPSAAGRDFAETVGARWYRSFSDIRVEDRPDGVIVATPNQLHVENGMEIVAADIPVLIEKPIADDVDAAAALVVAGEKAGIPLLVGHHRRHNPMIQAVKQIVDGGRLGRIVTVHGTFWVAKPDDYFDIPWRREAGAGPVFVNLIHDVDLFRYLFGEVDAVHAMESHAVRNHAVEDTAVVTLRFASGVFATLNGSDAVAAPWSWEMTTGENPAFPRYDQFCYQIGGTKGSLGIPDLTLWTSPSRPDWLEQLAQERVPYAAADPLCVQLRHFCDVIRGDATPLVSGREGLATLRVVEAIKRSARWGQMIHLSNASASSDPQKV, encoded by the coding sequence ATGAAGCCGCTAGAGATTGCAGTCATGGGAGCCGGCCTCATCGGCAGGCGCCACGTCGAGCGTGTCATGTCCGAGCCCGGAACCGTTCTCTCGGCGGTGATCGATCCTTCCGCCGCCGGTCGCGACTTTGCCGAGACTGTCGGCGCCCGATGGTACCGGAGCTTTTCGGACATTCGCGTCGAGGACAGGCCTGACGGCGTCATCGTGGCAACGCCGAACCAGCTTCACGTCGAGAACGGAATGGAGATCGTCGCTGCTGATATCCCTGTCCTGATCGAGAAGCCGATCGCCGACGATGTCGATGCTGCAGCAGCACTCGTTGTCGCCGGCGAGAAGGCAGGCATACCGCTGCTGGTCGGTCATCACAGACGCCACAATCCGATGATCCAGGCGGTCAAACAGATCGTCGACGGCGGAAGGCTTGGCCGGATCGTCACGGTGCACGGCACGTTCTGGGTCGCCAAGCCCGACGACTATTTCGATATCCCCTGGCGGCGCGAAGCGGGCGCCGGCCCGGTCTTCGTCAACCTGATCCACGATGTCGACCTCTTCCGATATCTCTTCGGCGAGGTCGACGCCGTCCATGCGATGGAATCGCACGCCGTACGGAACCATGCCGTCGAGGATACAGCCGTCGTCACGCTGCGGTTTGCAAGCGGGGTGTTTGCCACCCTCAACGGCAGTGACGCCGTGGCCGCGCCCTGGAGCTGGGAGATGACCACCGGGGAGAATCCCGCTTTTCCCCGTTACGATCAATTCTGCTACCAGATCGGCGGCACCAAGGGTTCGCTCGGAATTCCCGATTTGACGCTTTGGACGAGCCCTTCGAGGCCCGACTGGCTGGAGCAGCTTGCCCAGGAGCGGGTGCCCTACGCAGCCGCCGATCCCCTTTGCGTTCAGCTCAGACATTTTTGCGACGTCATTCGTGGCGATGCCACGCCTCTGGTGAGTGGCCGGGAGGGCCTTGCTACTCTCAGGGTCGTCGAAGCGATCAAGAGATCGGCGCGCTGGGGGCAGATGATCCACCTCTCCAACGCCAGCGCCTCTTCCGATCCCCAGAAAGTCTGA
- a CDS encoding amino acid ABC transporter ATP-binding protein translates to MTSPSPAQGAETMITMERVEKWYGAFQALHDINISVRSGERIVLCGPSGSGKSTLIRCINHLETYEKGEIRVGGILLGNQAKTIDAIRREVGMVFQQFNLFPHLTVLQNCMLAPMKAVGVGKAEAEERARGLLERVKILEQADKYPVQLSGGQQQRVAIARALCMRPKVMLFDEPTSALDPEMVKEVLDTMIALADEGMTMICVTHEMGFARQVADRVIFMASGAIVEEAPPAEFFTNPQHERTRKFLGEILRK, encoded by the coding sequence ATGACCAGTCCCAGTCCCGCTCAAGGCGCGGAAACCATGATCACCATGGAGCGGGTGGAGAAGTGGTATGGCGCTTTTCAAGCCCTGCACGACATCAACATATCGGTTCGCAGCGGCGAGAGGATCGTCTTGTGCGGGCCCTCCGGCAGCGGCAAGTCGACGCTCATTCGCTGCATTAACCATCTCGAGACCTACGAGAAGGGTGAAATCCGCGTCGGCGGGATTCTTCTCGGCAATCAGGCCAAGACCATCGATGCGATCCGTCGTGAGGTCGGTATGGTCTTCCAGCAGTTCAATCTGTTTCCGCATCTGACCGTGCTGCAGAATTGCATGCTGGCGCCGATGAAGGCCGTCGGCGTCGGCAAGGCGGAGGCCGAGGAACGGGCACGCGGGCTGCTTGAGCGGGTCAAGATCCTGGAGCAGGCCGACAAATATCCGGTGCAACTTTCTGGTGGCCAGCAGCAGCGCGTGGCAATCGCGCGCGCGCTTTGCATGCGGCCGAAAGTGATGCTGTTCGATGAACCGACGTCGGCGCTCGATCCGGAGATGGTCAAGGAGGTGCTGGATACGATGATCGCGCTGGCCGACGAGGGCATGACGATGATCTGCGTCACGCATGAAATGGGCTTTGCCCGCCAGGTCGCCGATCGCGTGATCTTCATGGCCAGCGGCGCGATCGTCGAGGAAGCCCCGCCCGCCGAGTTCTTCACAAACCCGCAGCATGAGCGAACCAGGAAATTCCTCGGAGAAATCCTGCGGAAGTAA
- a CDS encoding amino acid ABC transporter permease: protein MGHEEFVFLLIGLKWTVVLSAVGFVCGGIAGLGVALARASGMPLLERVTAGYIAVFQGTPLLMQLFVVYYGLALVGLMLDAWVAVAIGLTLHASAYLGEIWRGSIEAVPRGQTEAAKALSLRYISRMKDVILPQALRISLPATIGFLVQLIKGTSLASIVGFTELTRAGNIISNQIFQPLTVFGIVGILYFLMCCPLTILGARLERKFAASAR, encoded by the coding sequence ATGGGTCACGAAGAATTCGTCTTCCTCCTGATCGGCCTGAAATGGACCGTTGTCCTGTCCGCTGTAGGCTTTGTCTGCGGTGGCATCGCAGGGCTCGGCGTCGCCCTTGCCCGTGCCTCGGGCATGCCGCTGCTGGAACGCGTCACGGCCGGTTATATCGCCGTCTTCCAGGGAACCCCGCTACTGATGCAGCTTTTCGTCGTCTATTACGGCCTGGCACTGGTGGGGCTGATGCTCGATGCCTGGGTGGCCGTCGCCATCGGACTGACGCTGCACGCCAGTGCCTATCTCGGCGAGATCTGGCGCGGATCGATCGAAGCGGTTCCGCGCGGCCAGACGGAAGCGGCAAAGGCTCTCAGCCTCAGATACATCTCGCGCATGAAGGATGTCATCCTGCCGCAGGCGCTGCGCATTTCGCTGCCCGCCACGATAGGTTTCCTCGTGCAGTTGATCAAAGGCACCTCGCTTGCATCGATCGTCGGCTTCACCGAGCTGACGCGGGCCGGCAACATCATCTCCAACCAGATCTTCCAACCGCTGACGGTCTTCGGCATCGTCGGCATTCTCTATTTCCTGATGTGCTGCCCACTGACGATTCTTGGCGCCCGCCTCGAACGAAAGTTTGCCGCCTCTGCGCGCTGA
- a CDS encoding amino acid ABC transporter permease, giving the protein MNYKLDFTPVIDGLPSLLLGCLGTFLLAICGMLLAIIIGIGGVALRDSALKPARWLVIAFVELIRNTPFLVQIFFIYFALPLTGIRLDPTPTAIIALGINGGAYAIEIIRGGVQSIPKGQMEAGLALGLHKAQVFRLIILKPALRAIYPSLTSQFVLLTLTTSIASAISAYELTSVSQRIESESFRSFEVYFTVTVFYFVISWLMMRIFALFSARYFKYPVK; this is encoded by the coding sequence ATGAATTATAAGTTGGATTTCACCCCGGTCATAGATGGCCTGCCGAGCCTTCTGCTCGGCTGCCTCGGGACGTTCTTGCTTGCCATTTGTGGGATGCTGCTGGCAATCATCATCGGAATTGGCGGGGTTGCGCTCCGCGACTCCGCGCTGAAGCCGGCGCGATGGCTGGTCATCGCCTTCGTCGAATTGATCCGCAACACGCCGTTTCTGGTCCAGATCTTCTTCATCTACTTCGCGCTTCCGCTGACAGGCATCAGGCTGGATCCGACGCCGACGGCGATTATCGCACTCGGCATCAATGGCGGCGCCTACGCGATCGAGATCATTCGCGGCGGCGTCCAGTCGATCCCGAAGGGACAGATGGAAGCGGGTCTGGCGCTTGGTCTGCACAAGGCTCAGGTCTTCCGGCTGATCATCCTCAAGCCGGCATTGCGGGCGATCTATCCGTCTTTGACCAGCCAGTTCGTCCTGTTGACGCTGACCACCAGCATTGCATCGGCGATTTCGGCCTACGAGCTGACGTCCGTTTCGCAGCGTATCGAGTCGGAGAGCTTCCGGAGCTTCGAGGTCTACTTCACCGTCACGGTTTTCTATTTCGTGATCTCCTGGCTGATGATGCGCATCTTCGCGCTGTTTTCGGCGCGCTACTTCAAATATCCGGTCAAGTAG
- a CDS encoding type II 3-dehydroquinate dehydratase, whose protein sequence is MTKPIFVLNGPNLNLLGQREPAIYGTTTLADIRKRCVTKAKALGFDVEFRQTNFEGELVESVHQARTDACGIIINPAGYTFTSIALLDALKMFDPPKIELHISNVHARENIYHNSLISRVATAIMIGFGADGYELAVQAMAGMVKRD, encoded by the coding sequence ATGACCAAACCAATCTTTGTGCTCAACGGGCCGAACCTCAATCTTCTCGGTCAGCGCGAGCCGGCGATCTATGGAACCACGACGCTGGCCGACATCAGGAAACGGTGCGTGACCAAGGCAAAAGCCCTGGGATTCGACGTCGAGTTTCGGCAGACCAATTTCGAGGGCGAACTGGTCGAGAGCGTGCACCAGGCCCGGACCGACGCCTGTGGCATCATCATCAATCCTGCCGGCTACACGTTCACATCGATCGCTCTTCTCGATGCGCTGAAAATGTTCGACCCGCCGAAGATCGAACTGCACATCTCCAATGTCCATGCGCGCGAAAACATCTACCATAATTCGCTGATCTCGCGCGTTGCCACGGCCATCATGATCGGTTTTGGAGCCGACGGCTACGAACTCGCCGTCCAGGCGATGGCTGGAATGGTCAAGCGGGACTGA
- a CDS encoding transporter substrate-binding domain-containing protein → MFKSMLTRRNAMLGAAALVAAVTLAQPAAAITPDEIKARGKIIVGIQGDNPPWGFVTSGGKQDGLDADIATLFAKELGVSVEFVPLEVNNRIPALTAGRVDVLFATMAMLPDRAKAVQFSKPYVANAIVLIGPKSAEIKKNDDMAKFTVGVAKGAAQDTQVTKNAPPSTTIRRYDGDAASVQALVSGQVETLGGNIFYMDRVEKARPGEFENKLEFQKLYNGACTRLGEKEINAALNTFIDKIKANGELKAVYDKWMKVPVPQFPETLEGIPFAAN, encoded by the coding sequence ATGTTCAAATCTATGCTGACGCGCCGAAACGCGATGCTCGGAGCCGCGGCCCTTGTGGCTGCCGTCACCCTGGCGCAACCGGCCGCCGCCATCACGCCTGATGAAATCAAGGCTCGCGGCAAGATCATCGTCGGAATTCAGGGTGACAACCCGCCCTGGGGCTTCGTGACCAGCGGCGGCAAACAGGACGGCCTCGACGCCGACATCGCAACGCTGTTTGCCAAGGAACTGGGTGTTTCGGTCGAGTTCGTGCCGCTTGAAGTCAACAACCGCATTCCCGCACTGACGGCCGGCCGCGTCGACGTTCTGTTCGCGACGATGGCGATGCTGCCGGATCGCGCGAAGGCCGTGCAGTTCAGCAAGCCCTATGTCGCCAATGCCATCGTTCTGATTGGTCCGAAATCGGCTGAGATCAAGAAGAATGACGACATGGCCAAGTTCACGGTCGGCGTCGCCAAGGGTGCAGCCCAGGACACGCAGGTCACCAAGAACGCACCGCCGAGCACGACCATCCGGCGCTATGATGGAGACGCCGCGAGCGTCCAGGCCCTGGTGTCCGGCCAGGTCGAGACACTTGGCGGCAACATTTTCTACATGGACCGGGTGGAGAAGGCCCGTCCGGGCGAATTCGAAAACAAGCTTGAATTCCAGAAGCTCTACAACGGTGCCTGCACCCGTCTCGGCGAAAAGGAAATCAATGCGGCGCTCAACACCTTCATCGACAAGATCAAGGCCAACGGCGAACTCAAGGCAGTCTACGACAAGTGGATGAAGGTTCCGGTCCCGCAATTCCCGGAAACGCTGGAAGGCATTCCGTTCGCGGCGAACTGA
- a CDS encoding GntR family transcriptional regulator, whose translation MLKQVHDPAETVSDVVFRQIREDIISGTLPPGAKIKLEQAKERYSIGISSLREILSRLTTENLVVAEGQRGFEVSPASRRELLELADLRIVLETHAIGLAFAAGNLEWEGRIVAAHHRLAAAERKLLAGDVSRTVDWVRYDWEFHQAIVSACNSATLMATLSSVFDRFLRYHMLAESFRGKPVVDDHRLLFELSIQRDVAGATDVVRRHVQSGVEHVLKSGRIL comes from the coding sequence ATGCTCAAGCAAGTCCATGACCCGGCTGAAACAGTAAGCGATGTCGTCTTCCGGCAGATTCGCGAGGATATTATATCCGGGACATTGCCGCCGGGGGCCAAGATCAAGCTGGAGCAGGCAAAAGAACGTTACTCCATCGGCATCTCATCGCTCCGCGAAATCCTGAGCCGCCTGACCACGGAAAACCTCGTTGTCGCCGAGGGGCAGCGTGGTTTCGAAGTCAGCCCCGCTTCGCGCCGCGAGCTCCTCGAGCTCGCCGACCTCAGGATCGTTCTTGAGACACATGCGATCGGCCTTGCCTTCGCTGCCGGAAATCTTGAATGGGAGGGGCGCATCGTCGCCGCCCATCACAGGCTGGCTGCCGCGGAACGCAAGCTTCTCGCGGGCGATGTCTCGCGGACCGTCGATTGGGTCCGATACGACTGGGAGTTTCATCAGGCGATCGTCTCGGCCTGCAATTCAGCGACGCTGATGGCAACATTGTCGTCTGTCTTCGACCGCTTTCTTCGCTACCATATGCTGGCCGAGAGTTTTCGCGGCAAGCCTGTGGTGGATGACCATAGGCTTCTGTTTGAGCTTTCCATTCAGCGCGACGTCGCTGGTGCGACCGACGTCGTCAGACGGCACGTTCAAAGCGGCGTCGAACATGTGCTGAAGAGCGGCCGCATTCTCTGA
- a CDS encoding GntR family transcriptional regulator: MLQPVINETIAESSYRRIRADIIFGRLAPGQKLKLESLKETYETSISTLREVLNRLSSEGLVVAEGQKGFEVSPVSVSDLKETAALRLLLETHALEQSFVHGDVEWEAPLVSAHYKLARMEQVMASGDTSRAEDWKRYDWEFHQALISACGSKLLMETHSVIFDRYLRYQMVALSYRGDVAANEHQQLLDAALRRDAETAKRVLVLHIQGGVEHALARGTLK, encoded by the coding sequence ATGTTGCAGCCGGTTATCAACGAGACCATTGCCGAGAGCAGCTACAGGCGCATTCGGGCCGACATCATTTTTGGCCGGCTGGCTCCCGGACAAAAATTGAAGCTGGAAAGCCTGAAGGAGACCTACGAGACCAGCATCAGCACACTTCGTGAAGTCTTGAACCGGCTCTCCTCCGAGGGGCTCGTCGTCGCCGAGGGGCAAAAAGGCTTCGAAGTGTCTCCGGTGTCGGTTTCCGACCTCAAGGAGACGGCGGCGCTGAGGCTTCTCCTGGAAACGCATGCGCTGGAGCAGTCGTTCGTGCATGGCGACGTGGAGTGGGAGGCCCCGCTGGTATCGGCGCATTACAAATTGGCGCGGATGGAACAGGTGATGGCATCCGGCGATACCAGCAGGGCCGAGGACTGGAAGCGTTACGACTGGGAGTTCCATCAGGCGCTGATATCTGCTTGCGGGTCGAAACTGCTGATGGAGACGCATTCGGTGATCTTCGACAGATATCTCAGATATCAGATGGTTGCCTTGTCCTATCGAGGCGATGTCGCGGCCAATGAACATCAGCAGCTTTTGGATGCGGCATTGCGACGTGACGCAGAGACGGCCAAGCGGGTGCTTGTCCTGCATATCCAAGGCGGGGTCGAACATGCGCTGGCAAGAGGAACGCTGAAATAG